The Halalkalicoccus sp. CG83 genomic sequence GGTACGTCAGCTCACGGACCCGCTCGGCGGCCCCTCGGCAGAACAGCGATTCGAGGCACCATTCACCCTGATGGGTGTGGCTCGTATTGAGAATGACGTCCTGATACTCGTGTTGGGCGCTGTGGAGCTCCTGGATAACATCGTGATGCCGATAATCGAAGCCGACGAGCGCGATGATCTCGCCGGTCGTATCTTCGAGGCGAGAATGGGTTTCGATGAACTCCAACATCGCTTCCCTCACTGCCCGTGACCGATTTTCGATTCCTTCGTCCTGCCACACCCGGTCGAACTCCTCCACGA encodes the following:
- a CDS encoding CopG family ribbon-helix-helix protein, which produces MRTSFSIPDEVVEEFDRVWQDEGIENRSRAVREAMLEFIETHSRLEDTTGEIIALVGFDYRHHDVIQELHSAQHEYQDVILNTSHTHQGEWCLESLFCRGAAERVRELTYRLRDFDGVRRVKVMVIRDSVE